The sequence TGTTGTTAGGCATATCAGATACAATAAACACATTAAAGGAACTCAAAACGAATGATGAAGAAAATTAGTTTTTTTACCCTTTTGTTGTTTTTGTTTTCAATGTCAGCTTTTTCTGCCGATGTTGTAGCACCATCAATAAATATAACTATGCCCACAGCAAACAATCCCACAACCATAGCCGAATCCATAAAACTTCTCATACTTTTAACCGTATTAGCACTAGCTCCATCTATTTTAATCATGATGACATCGTTCACACGTATCATAATAGTCTTAGCCATTCTACGACAGGCTTTAGGAACTCAACAAATGCCGCCAAATCAAATATTAATAGGTATAGCTCTTTTTTTAACACTTTTTATTATGTCTCCTCAAATAAACACGATATATAAAACAGCATACCTACCACTTCAGAAAAATGAAATAACACTTGAGGGTGCCTATAAAAACGCCACAAAACCTCTTAAAACATTTATGCTTAAGCAAACACGTCAAAAGGATTTGGCCCTATTTTTAAGAATAGCAAAAAAACCCAACCCAAAAAATCCTCAAGAATTGTCTATGGACATTGTTATACCCGCCTTTATAATTAGCGAGCTAAAAACTGCTTTTGAGATGGGTTTTATTATATACATACCTTTTTTAATCATAGACATGGTAGTCTCAAGTATACTAATGAGCATGGGTATGATGATGCTGCCCCCAATAATGATATCTTTGCCATTCAAACTGCTTATATTTGTTTTGGCAGATGGTTGGAACCTTGTTGTAATGTCTTTATTTAAAAGCTTTATGAGGTGATTCATGGACATAGCAACAGTTATAGCTATAGGCAAAGAAGCTATGAAGGTAACTATGCTCATAGCTATGCCTATTTTAATAGTAAGTTTAATAGCAGGTCTTTTAGTTAGTATTTTTCAGGCTGTTACGCAGATTCAAGAGATGACGCTAACATTTATCCCAAAGATAATCGCAACAGCTGTTACTGTGATTTTTCTGGCTCCATGGATGACAAAGCTGCTGGTAAATTATGTAATACACCTATACTCATCCATTCCAACGTTTATTAAATGAGCGATTTATTGGTTTATTCTGGGCATTTTTATACAAATTTTTTGGCTTTTCTATTTATTCTTTTAAGAGTCTCAAGTATTATAGTCTTTGCACCCATATTTTCATCTGCATCAATACCACCTCAGGTAAAGGTCGCTTTTAGCTTTGTTTTTGCTGTTATCTTATATCCTACCGTTAGAAGTTATATACACATAGAAAGCATAAACACGCTCTATATTGTATCCATAACCTTAAGAGAGCTTATGTTTGCTGTATTACTTTCCCTAACCATACATTTTATATGGAGCGGCCTTGAACTTGGTGCTCAACTTGTCGGCTTTAACATGGGCTTTTCTATAGCTAACGTCATAAGCCCTGAGGAAAATATTCAGATTTCAGTATTGGCTGAGTTTGAAAGCATTTTTGCTATACTTGTATTTTTGATAATAAATGGCCACTATGTCTTTATACAAGCTATGACATATAGCTTTGAAGTGTTAAAAGTTGGCGGATTTAGCTTAAATCAGAATATATTTCATATATTTAACAAATTAACGGCTGTCTTATTTGACGTATCCTTTACCGTTTTAGCGCCTGTTATAATAGCTTTATTTATTACCCAGGTAGTATTTGGAGTCATTGCAAGAACCATGCCTCAAATGAATATAATGATAGTTGCATTTCCGTTAAGTATCGCTATAGGATTCATTACACTCGGAGCATCATTCGTATTTGTAGCCGAATCATTAATACACTACTATCATCAAGCTTTTGGCTATATCTATGCAATAATAAGAGGTGGATAAATGCCCGATGAGGATAAAACCGAACAGGCGACCCCGAAACGGAGACAAGAAGCAAGGGAAGAGGGTAGGGTAGCAAAATCGGTAGAACTCAACACAGCCTTTCTTATGCTTGCTGCTGTTGTATTTTTCTATTTTACAGCAAGCAATTTTGGAGAGAAAATAAAGGATGTATTAATTTACTTTTTTACACTTGCTTCAAATTTTGAAATAACATTAGATTCATTTGACATATTGGTCAAAAGGATTAGTGGATTTATGTTTTCTATTCTCCTGCCATTTTTCATTGTCATGGCTACGATAGCATTTCTGATTAACGTCGTACAGGTAGGTTTCTATATAACACCGAAAGCTATGGAAATAAAGTTTGACAAAATCAATCCTGTAAATGGTTTTAAAAATATGTTTTCTTTAAGATCGTTTGGTGAGCTTGTAAAATCACTACTCAAAGCCTCTGTTATGGGTTATATTTTATGGATATTTATACAAAAAAATATAAACAGCTGGTCGTCCCTTTCAAAAACAAATCAAACAGCAGTGTTTTTGGTTATGATAAAGAGTATGTTTTTGGTTGTGGTGTATATCTTGATTTTTATAATTTTCATGGCTATCTTAGATTACCTATTCCAAAAATATACATTCGAAAAAAGCATAATGATGACAAAGCAAGAAGTTAAAGATGAATACAAACAAATGGAAGGAGACCCGAAGATTAAACAGAAGATTAGAAGCATGCAAATGGAAATGACAAGAAAGAGAATGATGGAAGAGGTGAAAAAGGCTGATGTTGTAATTACCAATCCAACACACTACGCTGTGGCTCTAAAGTACGATTCAGCAACCATGGCAGCCCCCAAGGTTGTAGCTAAAGGAATTAATCTTATAGCTAAAAAAATAAAAGAAATAGCCAAGGAAAACGATGTTCCTATTGTAGAAAAACCGGAACTTGCACGATCCCTTTATGAAAAGGTTAAATTAGATAGGGAAATTCCAGAAGAATTGTATCAAGCTGTGGCCGAGATTCTGGCTTATGTCTTTAAGCTTAAAAACCACCCTGCAAGCTAAAGTTCACTCCCTTTAATCCGATAAATTATACGAAAGGAGGGTGTGATGGACTTAGGCAGTTTTACCGTATTGGGTTTGGGAAGCGGAATGGACCTTCAAGGTCTTATAGACAAGTTGGTCAAAGCAGACAGCCAGCCCCTTCTTATGGCACAAACAGAAAAACTTCAATATGAAACATATTATAAAACTTTTGATACCTTTGAGAGCAAACTTCAACAGCTGGCAAACGATACATCAAAAATGATGAGCGACTTTGAGCTCCAAAGCGCAACAGTAAGCGATGAGAATATAGCTGAGGCTCAAATAAGCGGCAACCCAACATCTGGTGTGCATAATATCACTGTAAATAGCCTAGCCCAAGGACAAACTTGGATTTCTAATAATGAATATTCATCGGAATCAGATAGTATAACAACAACTGGCGGTAAGTTTATTTATAAGATAGGTGACACAGAGTATTCCATAGATATAGACAACAATACTCTATCCTCTACTCCGACCACACTAACTGAATTTGTAAACGCCATCAACAACAACGATTCTGGCCTTCAGGCAAGTCTTCTCTATACAGGTTCTGGATATAAAGTAATACTAAAAACACCTGATGGAACAAGTAATAACTTAACAATAGTTCAGAATGATACTAATATAGATTTTGGTGATGGAAAAGGTAATACAGGACCAGCTACAGATTCCCAAGATGCGAGCTTAACTATAGATGGCATAGATATTACATCTCAATCTAACACACTCAAGGACTACATACCTGGTGTTAGTCTAACGCTTAAAGACACTGGCTCTTTCAGTTTATATATACAAACTGATTATTCTACACTTACAAGCGACATGAACAACATAGTAAACGATTACAACGACATAGTAAAATACATAAACGACAATCAAGATTACGATGACAAAACTAATGTGGCAGATGCATTTTTTTGCAATAGCACAATAGAAGGGGCAGAGAATAAATTGTCCAATTTGCTTCTTGGTAGCTATGGAAGTAGCAGTTCAAACTATACTAGCTTGATTGACTTAGGAATAGAAATGAACAAAGATGGAACACTCGAATTTGATTCATCGAAGTTCACGTCAGCACTGGAAGATGATTTTAAAAATATAAAAAAGATGTTAGTTGAAACCTCAACAGGCGCTGAGGATGGATTTTTAAGTCAACTACATAACACTATAAATAATATGACTTCCACCAATGGTTCTATTGAGTTGCAAAAAAACTTCATAAAC comes from Hippea maritima DSM 10411 and encodes:
- the fliP gene encoding flagellar type III secretion system pore protein FliP (The bacterial flagellar biogenesis protein FliP forms a type III secretion system (T3SS)-type pore required for flagellar assembly.), with amino-acid sequence MMKKISFFTLLLFLFSMSAFSADVVAPSINITMPTANNPTTIAESIKLLILLTVLALAPSILIMMTSFTRIIIVLAILRQALGTQQMPPNQILIGIALFLTLFIMSPQINTIYKTAYLPLQKNEITLEGAYKNATKPLKTFMLKQTRQKDLALFLRIAKKPNPKNPQELSMDIVIPAFIISELKTAFEMGFIIYIPFLIIDMVVSSILMSMGMMMLPPIMISLPFKLLIFVLADGWNLVVMSLFKSFMR
- the fliQ gene encoding flagellar biosynthesis protein FliQ, producing MDIATVIAIGKEAMKVTMLIAMPILIVSLIAGLLVSIFQAVTQIQEMTLTFIPKIIATAVTVIFLAPWMTKLLVNYVIHLYSSIPTFIK
- a CDS encoding flagellar biosynthetic protein FliR, which codes for MSDLLVYSGHFYTNFLAFLFILLRVSSIIVFAPIFSSASIPPQVKVAFSFVFAVILYPTVRSYIHIESINTLYIVSITLRELMFAVLLSLTIHFIWSGLELGAQLVGFNMGFSIANVISPEENIQISVLAEFESIFAILVFLIINGHYVFIQAMTYSFEVLKVGGFSLNQNIFHIFNKLTAVLFDVSFTVLAPVIIALFITQVVFGVIARTMPQMNIMIVAFPLSIAIGFITLGASFVFVAESLIHYYHQAFGYIYAIIRGG
- the flhB gene encoding flagellar biosynthesis protein FlhB, yielding MPDEDKTEQATPKRRQEAREEGRVAKSVELNTAFLMLAAVVFFYFTASNFGEKIKDVLIYFFTLASNFEITLDSFDILVKRISGFMFSILLPFFIVMATIAFLINVVQVGFYITPKAMEIKFDKINPVNGFKNMFSLRSFGELVKSLLKASVMGYILWIFIQKNINSWSSLSKTNQTAVFLVMIKSMFLVVVYILIFIIFMAILDYLFQKYTFEKSIMMTKQEVKDEYKQMEGDPKIKQKIRSMQMEMTRKRMMEEVKKADVVITNPTHYAVALKYDSATMAAPKVVAKGINLIAKKIKEIAKENDVPIVEKPELARSLYEKVKLDREIPEELYQAVAEILAYVFKLKNHPAS
- the fliD gene encoding flagellar filament capping protein FliD; this translates as MDLGSFTVLGLGSGMDLQGLIDKLVKADSQPLLMAQTEKLQYETYYKTFDTFESKLQQLANDTSKMMSDFELQSATVSDENIAEAQISGNPTSGVHNITVNSLAQGQTWISNNEYSSESDSITTTGGKFIYKIGDTEYSIDIDNNTLSSTPTTLTEFVNAINNNDSGLQASLLYTGSGYKVILKTPDGTSNNLTIVQNDTNIDFGDGKGNTGPATDSQDASLTIDGIDITSQSNTLKDYIPGVSLTLKDTGSFSLYIQTDYSTLTSDMNNIVNDYNDIVKYINDNQDYDDKTNVADAFFCNSTIEGAENKLSNLLLGSYGSSSSNYTSLIDLGIEMNKDGTLEFDSSKFTSALEDDFKNIKKMLVETSTGAEDGFLSQLHNTINNMTSTNGSIELQKNFINDKIDNLDEQIDMLQKQLDQERTMLTLTLSQMDEYIGSLKNQGDYLQKMFDSMNNKK